In Papaver somniferum cultivar HN1 chromosome 9, ASM357369v1, whole genome shotgun sequence, the genomic stretch CGGGCACGTACCATAAGGGAATGCTTGATATGATCCAAATCAACAAACCATCCTCTAAGGTCAGTGGTGGTGGTTCTTAATTAACATTAGACGTTTCTGTATGTATAACAATACAGTTCAAGAGTACAGTACATTTTGTTTTAATGGATTACATGGATTATAAAaattgaaaataagaaaagtcgGGCATGCGGTGTTGTGCAAACACCAATTGAATTAACTGGTGAAGAACCCAAATGCAACGAAGTATCTTTATCAGTATTGTTCAAAGGGATTAAAAGAAAAATGGACCGCAAAACTACCAGAAACAATTCAGGAAGAAATTTACTATGCCCGGTGCgaagcacgggcacaaaatctagtaacCCTTAAAACTTCGATGCTAGTTCAGCTCACTTTGTCTGCACACATGCAACTCGTAGTTACCCTTGCACCCGGGAACTCACAAGACACCACCGCAagagttgaatttttttttttcttgtgaaaattATCAATTCCCTGTTTAGATTATCCTCCCGGGCAGTCGATTCTAAAACACCAAACAAGGGGCCGACGGGCCATAACCACATCCAATATAATTGATAATTGATACAGAGTTGTCTTCATGTAATTGATTGATGAAGGGACCGCCAACATCTAAGTAAACAGGTAATGCTGAATTTACTATGAATCAATGTCAGACAAGGATTGCCCTACCATTGAGTAGACATAAACAAACAAAAAGACCAGAAATGAACTATTCTTAGAACTCGAGTTTGAGCCAGAAAAATGAGAAGGAAAAGGGTAATTCTTTCTTCTACATTAATTTCTGTTTTGGACTGAACTCTTGGATGGAGTAGATAATTCAGTTTCACTACAAAATGTACTTGAGAATTGAGTCCTGGAATCTAGTGACTGAAGTGATCTTACGACTTCAGACATTGCCGGCCTTTTCTCAGGCACAACACAAGTGCAAAGAAGAGCAATATCTAGAACATCCAACATCTCTTTATTGAATGAATTTGAGATTTTAGGATCTAGAACTTGACCTGCTCCATTTGTAGTGTTGATTTTTCTTCGAACCCATCTCACAACATCTATAGACGAATCTTCTGCTTGTGTTACTTCAGCATTCCGACCTGTTACTAGCTCTAACAACACAACACCAAAGCTGTAGACATCCATTTGCTCAGTAGCTTTCTTACTGCAACTTTGTTCTGCAATCAGTGTAAAAATAATTGTAAGACAGTTGAATAATCTaagcataaaataaaataatctttgCATTACTTATTCGATTAAGGCTTTGCTTGGTCCAGCCATGAATATTCTGAAATATTAACAGACAAAATTCTTGGTGCACTTCACTACGTCTACCACAGCAGGCTTAGTCGTGTAGGAGCAAGCATATGAAGTATTTTTCAGTGGCACATTTATCAACTTGGTGTCTGCCGTGCATTGCCTAACTGGTGGCATATAATGGTAGAGTTAATCATATAGATCCACCCTTCATTAGAGATAGAATTTTGAAGTTCAACTACACGCTCTTATGTAGGAAAAACATTTTAAGTGTATGCTGCAAAGTTTCGTTGCTTTGTGATTACGCGCTAAAATAGCATATTGATAATAGTAAAGATAACCTGCTTGTCGAAGAACTTATATAACTTGATAGGAGAAGTTTTGGATATCCTCATACCTGGTGCCATATAACAAGAAGAAGTCATGTTTGGAGTAACGGTTGCCTGATAGCCGATTTCTCCAACTACTCGGTCAAGTGCATAATCAGTAAGTTTTGGTTCAAAATCTGAATCCAAAAGAATGTTTCTTGATTTAATGTTCCTATGCAGTAACTGTGGGACATAATCTTTATGAAGATAAGCTAATCCTTGAGCAGCTCCAATGGCAATCTTCAACCTAACACCCCATTCTAGTCGAGTATCTAATTTGCAAATTAAATCTCCTAGACTTCCCATCGGTACAAATTCGTATATCAAAATGACTGAATCCTCCAACAGAAAAAAACCAAGCAATTTAGTGATGTTCTTATGTCTGATCTTAGCTAATGTCTTCATCTCAGCTTTCAATTTTTTTAAGGACAGAGAACCATTGTTCATCAACTTCTTTACCGCAAAGAATTCACCACTAGGTGATTGGATAACGTGAACACCCCCGAACGTTCCTCTGCCTTGCAATGCAACCTTGCTATCAATTACCCTCATTATATCGTCTTCAGTAATTTTTAAAGGATAGAAAAACACAGAATTCCAGTTACTTCGACGGGATTTTCTGTTAGACGACCAGTACATTGTTGTTAATATAGTAGCAAAAACCATGATACCAACAGCAAAAGCCACCATTATCAGTATGTAGGCCAACTTGGAGTGCCGAGCAGGTGGTTTACCGTTCTCATCAGAACAAGAATTTGGTAAACCAGGTCCGCAGAGATCAGGGTTTCCTTCCAGGGATGAAGCAGGAAGACCAGAAATAAGGGATAATGGAACCTTACCAGAAAGCTTATTGTAAGATACGTTGAATTGTGCAAGCTTAAGATTCTGTAGCTCTTGTGGAATAGGACCAGTGATATTATTATCGGAAAGATCGAGGTATGTTAGAACTGGTAAGTGAGCTAGAGAAGTCGGGATTTCTCCAACAAGATTATTATCAGCTAAAGCTAAAGAGACTAGTTTTCTACATTTTGTAAGCTGGGGAATTCTCCCGGAGATCAAATTGTGTGAAAGATTAATGATACTCATTACAGGAGAGTCGCAAAAATTTAGAGGAAGATCACCATATAGACTATTAACTGATGCAGAAAATCTGTACAAACTCTTAACCAAACCAAGACCTCGAGGAATTACACCAGTAAATTTGTTGTTATCAATCTGCACTTGCTCTAAGTTAGCAGCCTCAGAAATTGAATCAGCTATTTCACCTGAAAACCTATTGTTCTCTGCTCTAATTAGCTTGATTTTCGGCAACGACCAAAGTTGCTTAGGAAAATCCCCACTAAACTCATTGTTCTGAACTTGAAATCTCTCAAGATTCAAGCATTCTTCAAGAGCTTCGGATACTAAACCCGTGAAGGAATTTGTATGTAAACTTAAGTTTATAAGTCCTTTTCCCTTGCAGGCATCAGTTGGAAATGACCCAGATAGTTTATTCTGTGAAACATCTAAAGATACCAAATTTTGTAGACTCAATCTAAGTCCAGGAGGAATCACACCAGTTAAGTTATTCTGCGAAAGATCTAAAATTTCTAACCCATGTAAACTCACAAGAGAATCAGGAATTAAACCATAAAAACCAGATTTCTGTAACAAAAGCTGCTTGAGTTTCCCAAACTTCCCAATCTCAACAGGTATTTCACTTGAAAGGAAAGGGTTTTCAGATAAATCAAGAACAATAAGTTCAGTGAGATTACCAAAAACATATGAAGGAAGATTACCTGTAAATAAATTGCTAGCCAAGTTGAGTATTTCTAAATTCTTTAAATTTCCAAGATTATCAGGAATCTTACCTTCAATGTGGTTCTTACTAACATCAAGAGCTTTCAGAGAACTAAACAAAGAAACTTGATCTGGAATAGTTCCCCATATGAGATTATTACTAAGATTAAGTGATTGTAAAGAACTACACTGTGAAAGATGAAGAGGAATGGGTtgattaaagacattatttgcaAGATTTAAATGAGAAAGATTCGGAAGTTTACAGACTGAAGAAGAGATTTGGCCTGAAAGATTAAGATTTTGAAGATTCAGAGAAGTGATTGATGGAGGGGTTTTGGTTGAGCAAGTTATTCCAACCCAGTTACAAAAATGGGTAAGTGAATTATTAGACCATGTAGAGAGAGAATTACTTGGGTCTTGAATGGAGTTTTTGAAAGTGAGAAGAATTTCtgtttcttgtaaagaagaagtaaagatgaagaatgagaagaaggaGGAAAGATAGAAAATGAAGTAGATTGATGAAGTAGTAGTAGCCATTACAGAGAATGAATGAGAATGTTTTGGTTAGTAACTTAGTTGTTGTAACAAGTTTTTCTATGCATTCTGTGATGTCTTCAATGttcttgtgtttttcttcttAAATGGAGAGTGAGAGTGTGGAGAATAGAGTGAAATGTACAGAGTAGAGTGGGAGTGAGTGGACCAGTGTAAAGGACTGGATGGGTCAATGCTTTCattgattattattattgttgtctCGAAAAGTAGCTGACCTTTatatcctggcgtttttaggggccaccccaaaggatttaggggctaTCAATTTATActcagccaaagactctagttaaggggtaccttatatgatattgaagttacataaatgcccttctggtaaaactgtataaaaaccaaatcaaaaaaaattctactcattgcaactcttcttcttccagtttcatattatcttcctattgtggaagaaaaaaaaattttcctcgttcaaccgaaacatcgtcgcgaatcgtaaaatcaaaacatcgtcgattcgattataaaacaatggataagataaatgaaacccacagacctagaaccaaaaatgttgctcgaggtatcgatccaaacattggaattttagcaagaaataaagaaattcttgctgcaaatgaagaagaacgcgaagaagaagtacccggaaatgtagtcggtggtggcgattccgagactcaaacacttcgtcaacttcaaatggccccaattaggtaagaatctatcctttttggggtttatttcgctttaattcgtcgaatcgagaaaaaaaatttctagggttttcggttatttatccagattcggacgatatgcatgctcatttacttccgaatgtagtcgtgttcttcatttttcaagaacatcgacagtattcgggagaaagatttgatgattatctgccgaatattggtggccatatcttcctggatacaaactgctaataatcggtagtttaatgaattttttggctaccgaatatatttaagtagacacaaagtattcggaagaacactcactaccgaatgtatatattgaaaaaatctcaaaatttctgatataggaaaaatcccattttggggccagtatttattcggaagacaatataatgttttatacctccgattgtgtaggataaaattttagagtttctgaactccagttgatgaatattcggttgtaaacatgtttagttatattccgattgtttttcattcggaaaaaatatgtgtcttcttacttccgaatttgtacattcgggttatagatgtgcactttgtcttccgattgtgtaggatgaaaaatttacagcttctgaactccaattgatgtatattcggttgcaaatatgtttagttagcttccgattgttttgtattcgggaaaatatgtgtcttcttacgtccgaatgtgtacattcgggttattttccatactttgtcttccgattgtatagtttgtaaatattgttcctttctttgttgtttagacaaagtcgagaagggaggaagaaagtgacagctagtgctaggagggaaaggagtgccaaagataattcaggtgctcaacaaagcgaacaagaacaaagcagtcaacaaggagtgcaaccaactgttgaacaacaaggcagtgaacaaggggtgcgaccaagtgttgaacaagccgctcaacaaagtgcaggaccaagtgttgaaccagttgatccagtggcaagagtagagaagaagaaggacaaccaagtggtacccaaaaagccaaaaaaggaaaagatgttgtaaggaaggatattgctaagaaagcatcacatcttgtccctcagcacttgaagaagaagggtattccagcaggcacaatccttggactaccagcggatggaggaaaattgctatttggatacaaagactcatgggccagagaaatatatgaaaccgaggtaataaaattactattttttattaatgtattgtctatgtgttatatcgtaatacttgtattaaggatttttttatgtactttaataggatcatcaagatgcggtccgtctactcaaacctaccgccgcaccaacaaaaatgcttgcgtggcctttatccggtgaatgtgaaaggttcaagacaattgttgccaactcggggttagctaatgccgccgagaattcattgttggaacatgatcgtgtggccatatcggcgttcgtggagagaatgtatcctgagaccgatactttccatatgccgtttggggagatgacgatcaccccggatgatgttgtgcagattcttaaccttcccgaccaaggcacagctgtgaagtttaactacacaaagcagttaagttgggcacaactttattctctaactaacaagtgcttaggttgggatgaagagacaacaacagcagagtttaggaggcatgccagttatagaacaagacagatcaacattacagctttgatgaatatgttccgaggcaccttggagaaggaaaagaatggaacgttaactgatgagcaagtgaaccacgctgccactgcatatctcctctgtgtattgggatgtgtcatattccccaatacttctggcaaccggatcgacgccaaccttatacaacttttggatcctctccatgaagtcggtgactattcttggggcacggcatgcctagcattcttgatggaagagttgagaaaggcgtcgaggctaggaacctgccaagttgccgggaacgtggctctattgcaggttttttctttaactctataactcactctatagttattcggtagacaatacatatgatgcatattcataactccgaCGCATAtcataactccaaaggacgcatattcggtaggaattgatccatcttattttccgaatgtttgttattcggtggctaggtacttagttttatttccgattatatataatcggaaatatgtttttgatattaccaccgaatatacaggccagaaaaactagaggttactgaactccaaaggacgcatattcggtaggaattgatccatcttattttccgaatgtttgttattcggtggctaggtacttagttttatttccgattattataatcggaaatattttttgatattactaccgaatatacaggccagaaaaactataggttactgaactccaaatgacgcatattcggtaggaaatgatccatatctatttccgaatgttgggtattcggtagataggtactcagttttgtttccgattatatataatcggaaattatgtttggaaattactaccgaatatacacaatctatttactaaaacttgatttcttatgtatataggcatggatctatgaccacttccctatcctgaagttggccggagagaacccggggtggtgcaaaggtactcctagaggaacaaagtatatatttgaagacaaccgttctaggacaaaagagcagcagttgattcgtatgagggagattttggaccaattgaaggcctcggacgtatgctttgatccatacaaggaagatcgagccagtgggcatataaattttCGGTCGGACTTTTccatttattttggaccattgtggcaccccacaggatatgtgatgtataacccctctagggtgatgcgacaacacgggtatatacaacaacaacctctggagaaaatgggggattactacaaattggagttggagttgtgctattctagtggtgataatcttacaattgttcacacaggcccacctactgttcttgataactgggataagaggaatgacttcattatcgacactggtagacgaaccaaccgaggtgatgaaatttctccagactatatgagttggtataacaaggtatcacatcctttggttatccgtgaaatcaaatccaacactactgcggcgggttcaagttataattgtatcatcaaagacaaaccagctggttatgatagactggtgcgtgttcttatatttttgttcattttatatgattcctataaatcttaggtaattaccgttttattttatgtcattacgtataaaaaacaggtgaataggttcaagcgtgtttccaaaatgttaactgcatgcctgaagagcggagatcccatgccagctgagaagatcaaagaggctatagatctagttgataatatggataacgaagattatgctgcccagtttggggagaaagtcacgaagaggcatccgcccaaggtggcagtatcaaagacgggtaaaagaactcgagcttcatcgagcgctgaagctgctccaactgaagctgctccaactgaagctgctccaactgaaggtgatcaaacccgtggtcgtgcaggactaggaggtagtcacggtcgtaaagtaaagaagagaagataaatgacaatgatttttgttgtacattcggaaatttgtttgggtaactaagttagacaagttcaaatgacaaagATTTGTGTGTTATATTCGGAAGATTtgataactaatttaacttccgattatttcaatttcaaaatttgtgtttttcccaaattctgatttttgggccatcgtacaatcggaactttacaaaaaaaattatcctctgaatattacaagttcaaaacaaaccacgccatggctctaggtggttccaagggccaatatagaaggttagacagcccatattcggaagtttgggtaactgtttaacttccgattaattcaatttcaaaagttgaaaagtatcagtttttcccaaattctgatttttgggtcatcgtacattcgcaactttacaaaaaaatttatccttcgaatattacaagttcaaaacaaaccacgccatggaccTAAGCCTAATCGgaagtttagtttttattaccctTTCGATTAttctaaccgaatattacaatcggaaccaaacaacaccataatcggaaagaaagttgactcataacataaccgaatattacaatcggtagtttgtttaacaaaataatctaccgatttcgtataatcggctagtttttatattaataatactccgattacatccattacataaaattcaaacggccttaaccttacaatttcgtcaaaaacACCTAAAAATCCATAcccctaattgaccataaaagtattaaaacagatcataacttccagcgaccatagaaattgtccctcttgattttgtagcatccttcatgttcaaatcgtttcccgtagaggtccacatactggcgatccgcaagatttctctgaaattatgaatgagtaacaagttagtactaacttttgttaatgtgagttggagttacagagatacttactcgtttttcatacgtccaccaaggaaaagcgttcctaacaaaccgttcctcatcttcaagtttgtcaatctccttatcgagcgcattctttctcatcttaatgtcattggatgatcttcgaattcgattaccatctaaggcctcaaataccattaagatacggttccatatctgctcttcggattccgatttgtggagcttgtgaacacgatcatgagtagttaccacaacccacgctctataaatagcacaatcttcttcttcggcaaaagcaatatccatgttttttgttatgaaaattaaaaccgaagagaggaaagagtttggtgcaattggggtgatagatatgagtttcttcatataggtttagggtccaacggctctttttgtttttcccaaaaactccaacggctaatttgacgaaatttgaatgtggagaaaccaataatcggtaggtattagatttagcatatctaccgattatggtagctttcaaaatttgaatttgcggcaacttataatcggtaggttttgtaatatatttaactcccgattaacgctgaatccaaaacacgaaccaagaaatactgcaccgactacaatcggaagtctgggaaatattttggcttccgattgcattcggagggtaacaatgttatcatatcctccgaatatataagggtaatttcgccattacgaattacgcgagataagggctggctacattttccctttgggtgaccttttttgttttattgttggcccctaaatccttttgagtggcccctaaaaacgccaggcttTTTATATCAGACGGATATAAAATTTACCAATCATGTACTGCAGGACGGAATAACTAGTTAATGAGTTCGCCGAATTTATTCGCGAATCAGACCGAATTATATGGATAGGCGTATTATGTGTGTCTGATTCAAATTCCGACTTCAATTTCGTGTATTAAATGGGTGTTGCGGATAATGTGTGAATTATCTCAGGAAGTTTGGCATCTTTGTTTGCTAAAGCTAATGTTGATTAGGGATTTTTGCTTGCTTTGGTAGTTTATCTGCTGCTTGATTTTCAGATCTTTTTTTAAACTTGAAACCTAAATAAGTAATTTCACAAAGCtaaattttgcattttttttctttaatattgtTTGATTCTGCAATTTCATCGGTGTTTGCTTCCTATTGGTGAAATCTAAAATTCCTTTATTATTTCCTTCTACCCAAAAATTCTTCAGATTTAATTTTTCGGCTCATTTAGCTCGTGTAACAGATCTAAGGCTTCTGCATATTCCCGCCCTTCTGCTGTGAAGATCCAGACTTAACATATTTACTTGTTATGGCATCATTGCTAATGATTAGTATGAATCCAAGCTAACTAGCAAGATAAATCAAATGTCCAAGCTGCATCAaagtttaattttatttgattctGGGAATGTGCTTTCCAGGATATTTTAGGTTTAATAGAGATATTCTTCTTTGCAAGCTTATTAGAATTTACACCGGATAAAGGACGCAAATCATTTCAATCTCTCTGAATTGGAATTGAAGTTTGCAGAGAAGTACTAGTTTCATCTTGAAAAAATCTAATATGTATCGTTTTTTAGATTAATCGCACTTTGTAGCTGCTACTTTAGTGCTAGGACCAGTATTGCAGTCTGTTATCCAGTAATTATTGTAGTCTACGTACAAAAGCATTCTAAATTGTTAAAGCAGGTAAAAAGTCTTTATTTTCTAGTTGTAAAAGATGCGCATTTTGTCACTAGTGGTAATACAAAGATTCCACCTCATTCAGCTTGTCATACAAAGATTTTACTGAAAAATCTCAATTGTTAGTAAACATCTACCTTGGTTTATCTGCATCTGTACaattaatacatttataaaaGTTTTGGTATCAAGGCCTTTTTGTGCTACATTACGAGGAA encodes the following:
- the LOC113309875 gene encoding probably inactive leucine-rich repeat receptor-like protein kinase At5g06940, translated to MATTTSSIYFIFYLSSFFSFFIFTSSLQETEILLTFKNSIQDPSNSLSTWSNNSLTHFCNWVGITCSTKTPPSITSLNLQNLNLSGQISSSVCKLPNLSHLNLANNVFNQPIPLHLSQCSSLQSLNLSNNLIWGTIPDQVSLFSSLKALDVSKNHIEGKIPDNLGNLKNLEILNLASNLFTGNLPSYVFGNLTELIVLDLSENPFLSSEIPVEIGKFGKLKQLLLQKSGFYGLIPDSLVSLHGLEILDLSQNNLTGVIPPGLRLSLQNLVSLDVSQNKLSGSFPTDACKGKGLINLSLHTNSFTGLVSEALEECLNLERFQVQNNEFSGDFPKQLWSLPKIKLIRAENNRFSGEIADSISEAANLEQVQIDNNKFTGVIPRGLGLVKSLYRFSASVNSLYGDLPLNFCDSPVMSIINLSHNLISGRIPQLTKCRKLVSLALADNNLVGEIPTSLAHLPVLTYLDLSDNNITGPIPQELQNLKLAQFNVSYNKLSGKVPLSLISGLPASSLEGNPDLCGPGLPNSCSDENGKPPARHSKLAYILIMVAFAVGIMVFATILTTMYWSSNRKSRRSNWNSVFFYPLKITEDDIMRVIDSKVALQGRGTFGGVHVIQSPSGEFFAVKKLMNNGSLSLKKLKAEMKTLAKIRHKNITKLLGFFLLEDSVILIYEFVPMGSLGDLICKLDTRLEWGVRLKIAIGAAQGLAYLHKDYVPQLLHRNIKSRNILLDSDFEPKLTDYALDRVVGEIGYQATVTPNMTSSCYMAPEQSCSKKATEQMDVYSFGVVLLELVTGRNAEVTQAEDSSIDVVRWVRRKINTTNGAGQVLDPKISNSFNKEMLDVLDIALLCTCVVPEKRPAMSEVVRSLQSLDSRTQFSSTFCSETELSTPSKSSVQNRN